The following is a genomic window from Planktothrix sp. FACHB-1365.
GAAGCAATTAGAATGATGGTAGAAGGGGATACTTCATCAGTGGGAGCCACTACCGCAGGTGCAGTTGCGGGTGCAGGTTTGTCTGCTGCTATAGGGGGTGTTGGAGTCGCCACAGGAGGAACAGCATTTGGTGTGGGAATGGCTTCTATGGGTGCTGCGGGTGCTATTGCTGGACTGGGTGTAGCAGGTTTAATTCGTCTTTTAAAGCAAGGAATTGATCCAGAAAAGCTGTTAGAACAAGCGGTTTTAGATATGCAAGAAGATGTGATTAAGTTCCGTAAAGCGATTGTTCCAGTCATTGTTGCTCAGAAACGTCTTGAACAACAATATAATCAAACTAAAATGCAAGTTGATCAATGGCAATCACGAGCCAAACTTGCTTTAAAAAAAGGTTATGAAGATTTAGCTATAGAAGCATTAAAGCGAAAAAAATTATCGTTGAATACTTTAAATACAATTAAGCAACAACTCGATACTCATACAGAACAAGTTAATTCCCTCAAACATCAATTATTAGTTTTTGAACAAAAGGTTTCTGACGCTAAGTCGAATAAATCATTACTCATGTCTAAAATCAAAGCAGCAAAAGCACAGATTGAAATTAATAATCGACAAGATTTGTTAGGTGAAATTAATTCTTATAATGCAACAACAGCCTTTGAACGAATGGAAGAGAAAGTTAGACAACTAGAAGCTCGTTCAGCACCAGGAAAATTAGCAGGCTCAGATTTTGAAAGTAAATTGGCTGCTTTAGAAGCAACAAGTGAGGTTGATGATGAGTTGGCAGCATTAAAAGCACAAATTTCAAGTAATCATACAATAAGTGATCCTCATATTCAGACTAACTCATTATCAAAAACAGATGTATTTGATAATGAGTTAGAACAATTACGTCAAGAATTGGATAAAATCTAAATCAAAAACGAGGAGTAATGTCAATTATGGGTTCCCTAGATTATCGAGTAAAATTCCTAAACAGTTTTTTAACTCTTGATGTTTATGATAGGATAAATTTCTAGTTCCTTCCACAACCAATAGTCGAGAGTCCCCAACTTTATGCAAAATGATATTCTCTTGTTAGAAAAAGTAGCTAAATTTGTGTTAACGGGTCAAGAACAAAAAATCGACTCTCATATTGTTGCTGAAAGTTTAATTCGATGTGAACATTGGGCGAAAAAAAACAAAGAACACTATAGTTTTGAATCCTTAGTTGGAAGTTGGCGACTGTGTTGGGTAAGTGGAACCCATAAACTCCGTAAAAAAGCCGGAGTTTTTATCGGAAGCGGGTTTTATATTCCTCGATTTTTGAGTCTACAAATTATCTATTCTCAATATCCCCATCCCCTGTTACCCTTCAATCCACCCTCGGAAATAGACGCAGGAATTATTGAAAATTCTGTTC
Proteins encoded in this region:
- a CDS encoding PspA/IM30 family protein, whose protein sequence is MGQLFNRMGRLIRANVNSYLDSSETDSRNFAAGSAFATGGALAGASVGQVGILAAGTGFSVGTVGLTGAGALTGLALYEAIRMMVEGDTSSVGATTAGAVAGAGLSAAIGGVGVATGGTAFGVGMASMGAAGAIAGLGVAGLIRLLKQGIDPEKLLEQAVLDMQEDVIKFRKAIVPVIVAQKRLEQQYNQTKMQVDQWQSRAKLALKKGYEDLAIEALKRKKLSLNTLNTIKQQLDTHTEQVNSLKHQLLVFEQKVSDAKSNKSLLMSKIKAAKAQIEINNRQDLLGEINSYNATTAFERMEEKVRQLEARSAPGKLAGSDFESKLAALEATSEVDDELAALKAQISSNHTISDPHIQTNSLSKTDVFDNELEQLRQELDKI